AAGAGTAGGTGGGAATAAACTCTCCTAAAAATAAAACATTAAATTTTTCATCTTGTTGGTGAAGCTTGCTTTCATGGTTGGCTGCACGCAAATGTCCGATTGGTTCAAGGACCTTTAGGTCATACCCTTGAGTGCTAACAATCAGTGGGGAGGCCACTGATTGAAGGTTCACTTTATTTTGCAAGTTTGGTAAAACTTTTAACCATTAGTTCCATCCACGTTCGTATTGTTTTGGGCTTTCTATAGGGTATCCAAGTTCTTTTGCGGCTCTTCTTGGCCAATAAGGATCGCGAAGAAGTTCACGGGCTAAGAAAACGAGATCTGCCCGCTCATTTTGAACAATTTCTTCAGCATGAAGAGGACTTGTAATTAGTCCTACAGCCCCTGTTGGAATCCCGGCCTTATGTTTAATTTGTTCAGCATATGGAACTTGGTAACCAGGAAATGATGGGACTCCTACAGGTATAACACCACCTGTACTACAATCAATTAAAGAAACTCCTTGCTCCTTCATCCATTCTGCTATCTGATAAAAGTCTTCCATTTTATTGCCATCTGCATCATATTCGTTGGCGGAAATTCTGACAAAGATGGGACCATCAAATTCTTCTTTAACTCCATCAATGATTTCTTTTAACAGGCGATAACGGTTTTCTAAGGATCCACCATATTCGTCTGACCGCTTATTTGTCAGAGGTGACAGAAACTGATTGACTAGATAACCATGTGCTCCATGAATTTCAATAACATCAAACCCAATAGTTGCGGCTCTCTTTGCAGCATCTTTAAAAGCTGAAACCGTTCTTTGAATATCAGATATGGTCATCTGTTTCGGAATCTTCATTTGCTCATTAAATGGAATGGAACTAGGTGCAAAAATATCTTCATTCACTCTTGCTTTTCTGCCCGCATGCCCTAATTGAATTCCGATTTTAGCATCATGACAATGGACTCGTTCCGCCAGAAATTTCAACCCCTCTAGTTGATGGTCTGACCATATTCCAAGATCCTTCGTTGAAATCCTCCCTTCTGGTTGAACAGCAGTTGCTTCCACAATGATAAGACCTACCTGCCCTATGGCACGAGATTCATAGTGGGTCATATGAAACGGTTGGACAGTGCCATCCTCAGGAGTACACGAATACATACACATAGGAGCCATAACAATTCGATTTTTAAGTAGTAGCTGATTTATAGAGTAGGGTTCAAATAATTTTACGTTCAATTTCGTCGTCTCCTTTTACAAAAATCATGTATGTGAATAGTGTAACTTTAGTGCAGTGCAAGTATCCAATATTTTGCTTACGAATGATTCGTTTCCTCCACTATTTT
The sequence above is drawn from the Bacillaceae bacterium S4-13-56 genome and encodes:
- the namA gene encoding NADPH dehydrogenase NamA — protein: MNVKLFEPYSINQLLLKNRIVMAPMCMYSCTPEDGTVQPFHMTHYESRAIGQVGLIIVEATAVQPEGRISTKDLGIWSDHQLEGLKFLAERVHCHDAKIGIQLGHAGRKARVNEDIFAPSSIPFNEQMKIPKQMTISDIQRTVSAFKDAAKRAATIGFDVIEIHGAHGYLVNQFLSPLTNKRSDEYGGSLENRYRLLKEIIDGVKEEFDGPIFVRISANEYDADGNKMEDFYQIAEWMKEQGVSLIDCSTGGVIPVGVPSFPGYQVPYAEQIKHKAGIPTGAVGLITSPLHAEEIVQNERADLVFLARELLRDPYWPRRAAKELGYPIESPKQYERGWN